The genomic region ATGGTTATACGGCTGTGATAAGATGATTAAGCGTTCCGGTTTCAACTTGCGCTAGTAGCTCAACTGGATAGAGTGCTTGACTACGGATCAAGAGGTTGTGGGTTCGATTCCTGCCTAGCGCGCCAATTATATTTCGGGAAGTAGCACAGCTTGGTAGTGCACCTGGTTTGGGACCAGGGGGTCGCAGGTTCAAATCCTGTCTTCCCGACCATTTAAAATTTATACCAAGTAATGGGGCCTTAGCTCAGCTGGGAGAGCACCTGCCTTGCACGCAGGGGGTCAGCGGTTCGATCCCGCTAGGCTCCACCATTATTAATGTTTACGCCATGATGGCGGGGTAGCTCAGTTGGCTAGAGCAATCGGTTCATACCCGGTCGGTCGGGGGTTCGAATCCCTTCCCCGCTACCAATTTTTTAAAAGGTGCCCCAGGTACGAAACAACAACAAGGACCCTTAGCTCAGTTGGTTAGAGCTACCGGCTCATAACCGGTCGGTCGTTGGTTCGAGTCCAACAGGGTCCACCAATTTAATATCGCGGAGGTTTACCCAAGCCCGGCTGAAGGGATCGGTCTTGAAAACCGACAGGGGATGAAAGTCCCGCGGGGGTTCGAATCCCTCAACCTCCGCCATTTTTAAAAAAGTAAATAGAGTATTATATTATCGCGGGATGGAGCAGTCTGGTAGCTCGTCGGGCTCATAACCCGAAGGTCGTTGGTTCAAATCCTTCTCCCGCAACCATTATGGTCTGGTAGTTCAGTTGGTTAGAATGCCGCCCTGTCACGGCGGAGGTCGCGGGTTCGAGTCCCGTCCAGACCGCCATAATGGCTCCATAGCTCAGTCGGTAGAGCAGAGGATTGAAAATCCTCGTGTCGCTGGTTCGATTCCGGCTGGAGCCACCATTTAATTGTATCGTTTGATACTTTTTTTTTACAAAAAAATAGTTAGAAAAAGACTGGATATCCAGCCTTTATTCGACAGTTACTGACTTAGCAAGGTTACGAGGTTTATCAACATCGTAGCCTTTTAATTTTGAAGCATGATATGCGATAAATTGCATTGGTATTGCTGCAACAATTGGCATTAATGATGGATGTACTTCTGGTAAATAATAAGTAGCATAAGTTCCTTCTACTTTGTTAGGTTTCGTTGTTATTAAAATAACATCACCACCTCTAGCAATTGTTTCTTGAATATTACTAATTGTTTTCTTAATAATGTTTGGTTGTAGTGCTAAAGCAATTACAGGACTTGTTTTTTCTATCAAAGCAATAGATCCATGTTTTAATTCGCCAGCAATATAACTACTTGCATGGATATAAGAAATTTCTTTTAATTTTAATGCACCTTCCATCGCAGTCGGAAAATCTAATCCTCTTCCTAAAAAGAATGCATAATGATATTGAATTACTTTTTTTGCATAATTTTTAAAAATATCACTATCTTTTATTACTGTTTTTAGAATGGTTGGTATTTCTTGTAGTTCTGTTAATAGTTGATTATCTATTAATTGATTTGTTTTCTCTTGATACATATATTTTGATAACAATAATAGAGTTGCTATTTGGGTGGTGTAAGCTTTCGTACTTGCAACTGCAATTTCTAAGTTTGCACAAGTATAGGTAGTATAATCACTTGTTCTAGCAATCGATGAAGATAGCACGTTAACAATTGATAGTGTCGTAGCACCTTTGCTTTTGGCTAGTTTTAGTGCAGCTAATGTATCTGCTGTTTCACCTGATTGGGATATAAAGATAGCTAGTGTATGTTGGTTAATAATTGGATCATTGTAGCGAAACTCCGAAGCAACAGTGCAACTAACAGGTATTTGTAAATCCTTTTCCATTATGTCTACAATACTTAAACCAGCATGATAGGCAGTACCGCATCCAACGATATAAACACGTTGGAATTCTTTTACTTTTTTGTCTAAATCTTTTAGTTCTTTGAAGAAAATTTTATTTTCTACAATACGACCTCTTAATGTTTCTTGTAAAGCAAATGGTTGTTCATATATTTCTTTTAACATAAATGATTCATATCCATCCATTTGTGCTGTTTGATTATCATAAGCAATAAAAGTAGGCTCTTTGATAATAATATTTTGTTCTAAATCATAAAAAGTTATCTTTCCTTTTTCAACTCTAGCAATCTGATAATCATCCATAAAATATACATTTTTACTATAATCTAAAATAGCAGGTATATCACTAGCTACATAACTAGCGTTGGCATCACAAGCTAGCACGATAGGACTATCTTTTTTAACAACATACATACAATCTTTATCACTCGCCACCATAATACATAATGCATAACTTCCTTCTAATTTTGGTATTACATGATTGATTGTTTCCAACATATTTCCATTATCATATTTATCTAATAGATGTACAATTACTTCACTATCAGTCATTGATAAGAATTCATAACCATCTTTTATTAGTTCTTCTTTTAAAATACTATAATTTTCAATAATACCATTGTGTACTAATGAAATCGTATTGTTCTTATTACAATGAGGATGTGAATTTTCATCACAAGGAACTCCATGAGTAGCCCAACGAGTATGACCAATCCCCATATATCCAACTTGTTTACTTTCTTTTAATGCTTCCATAAGATTTACTAATTTTCCTTGTTTTTTAGTTGTAACAAACTGATTTTCATGATTTAAAATAGTGATACCTGCTGAATCATAACCTCGATATTCTAATTTACTTAATCCTTGTATTAAAAAATCTACTGCATTGTTATTACCTATATAGGCACTAATTCCACACATTATTTCTATTCCCCTTTTCTTTATTTGTATGTCCAATTGATGATAGACATACAGTAGTCATAGTATATGTAAAGGGCTATATAAATACAATAGTATTACAGATTATGAACAGCTTGTTACAGGATATGAATTAATAATTTTATAATATGAAAATGGTTGTTTAATTGATTATTATAATGTAAACTAAAACAGTAAAATAGATGGAGGAAAGATATGTTAAAAGTGTTAATAGGCGGTATAGCTGTAGGGATGGCGAATATCATTCCAGGTGTAAGTGGTGGTACAATGATGGTTGTACTTGGAATATTTAATCAAGTAATGGATTCAATTAGTGGATTGTTTTCTACTAAGGAAACCAATCGTAAACAACATGTGATGTTTTTATGTTTTTTAGGGTTAGGAGCATGTATTGGTTTGGTTGTTTTTGCGAATGTTTTAGAGTTTTTGTTTGGGAAGTTTCCTGATCAAACAATGTATTGTTTTGTGGGGATGGTTGCTTGTTCGATTCCTTCATTAATAAAAAAAGAAATGAGTGGTGATAAGTTTGAAGCGATTCCTTTCTTTATAGGGTTTGTAGTCATTTTTGGGATTAGTTATTTTGCACCAGAGAAGATGGATACTGTTATTACTGAATTTCCACCGATTTCCATTATTTATATACTAACTATGATTTTTATAGGAATGATTGCTGGTGGGGCAATGTTTGTACCTGGTGTTAGTGGGAGTATGATTTTATTAATTATTGGTAAATATTATTTATTTAAGTCATTACTTGCGAATGTTACATCTTTTGAAATTGATATTTTAGTACCATTAGCATTTATGATGATTGGTATTTTATTAGGGATTGTGCTTAGTTCAAAAGTAACAGGTCACTTTTTAAAGACAAACCATAGTACTACTATGAATTTTGTTTTAGGATTAGTAGTTGCTAGTAGTATTGTATTAATTCCATTTAGTGCAACTTATGATATGTATTTAATTGTTACAAGTGTAATTGCCGTTGTTATCGGTGGAGTTATTGTTTTGTTATTAGAAAAGATTGCTTAGGAGAGAAAGATGAAAAAGAAAAT from Tannockella kyphosi harbors:
- the glmS gene encoding glutamine--fructose-6-phosphate transaminase (isomerizing), encoding MCGISAYIGNNNAVDFLIQGLSKLEYRGYDSAGITILNHENQFVTTKKQGKLVNLMEALKESKQVGYMGIGHTRWATHGVPCDENSHPHCNKNNTISLVHNGIIENYSILKEELIKDGYEFLSMTDSEVIVHLLDKYDNGNMLETINHVIPKLEGSYALCIMVASDKDCMYVVKKDSPIVLACDANASYVASDIPAILDYSKNVYFMDDYQIARVEKGKITFYDLEQNIIIKEPTFIAYDNQTAQMDGYESFMLKEIYEQPFALQETLRGRIVENKIFFKELKDLDKKVKEFQRVYIVGCGTAYHAGLSIVDIMEKDLQIPVSCTVASEFRYNDPIINQHTLAIFISQSGETADTLAALKLAKSKGATTLSIVNVLSSSIARTSDYTTYTCANLEIAVASTKAYTTQIATLLLLSKYMYQEKTNQLIDNQLLTELQEIPTILKTVIKDSDIFKNYAKKVIQYHYAFFLGRGLDFPTAMEGALKLKEISYIHASSYIAGELKHGSIALIEKTSPVIALALQPNIIKKTISNIQETIARGGDVILITTKPNKVEGTYATYYLPEVHPSLMPIVAAIPMQFIAYHASKLKGYDVDKPRNLAKSVTVE
- a CDS encoding DUF368 domain-containing protein, coding for MLKVLIGGIAVGMANIIPGVSGGTMMVVLGIFNQVMDSISGLFSTKETNRKQHVMFLCFLGLGACIGLVVFANVLEFLFGKFPDQTMYCFVGMVACSIPSLIKKEMSGDKFEAIPFFIGFVVIFGISYFAPEKMDTVITEFPPISIIYILTMIFIGMIAGGAMFVPGVSGSMILLIIGKYYLFKSLLANVTSFEIDILVPLAFMMIGILLGIVLSSKVTGHFLKTNHSTTMNFVLGLVVASSIVLIPFSATYDMYLIVTSVIAVVIGGVIVLLLEKIA